ACCGGCGCCTCGGGCAGGCCGCCTGCCGGCAGCGGGCCGGCGTCGCGGAAGCGCACCCGGTAGCCGGGGCGCAGCAGCGCCGGCTCCGGGCGCGTCAGGTCCCAGAGGTGCAGGGGCGTCACCCCCAGCAGTTGCCAACCACCGGGACTGGCCTGGGGATAGACGGCGGCGAAACCGCCGGCGATGGCCACCGAGCCGGCCGGCACCCGGGTACGCGGTGAGCTGCGCCGCGGCACCTGGAAGCCCGGCCCGCCGCTCAGATAGCCGAAGCCCGGGGCGAAGCCGCAGAAGGCCACCTGGTAGTCGCTGCCGGTATGGCGCCGGATCACCTCGGCCACGCTCAGGCCGAGCAGCCGGGCCACCTCGTCCAGGTCCTCGCCGTTGTAGTGCACCGGGATCTCGACCAATTTGCCGGCTTCACGGCCACCGCCGTCGAGGGGCAGGGCGGCGATGTGGTCGACCAGGTCGGCCGCTTTCAGGGCGCTGGGGCGGAACTGGACCAGCAGGGTGCGGGCCGCCGGGACGATCTCCTCGATCCCGGGCAGCGGCCGCGCCTGCAGGGCGTCGAACAGGGCCAGGGTCTCGTCGAGATCGGCCAGCTCCACCAGCAGCGCATCCAGGTTGACGGGCAGAAAACGCAAGGGCTTCTCCTAGACGTGATAGGTGCGATCGGGCACGTCGGTGATGAACATGTGGCCGGGCGCATGGGTGATGGCGAAGGGCACCTTGGAGGCCATGACCGCCGCCTGGGGGGTGACGCCGCAGCCCCAGAACACCGGGATCTCGCCCGGCTCGACGCGCACCGCATCACCGAAGTCCGGCCGCGCCAGGTCGGCGATGCCCAGCCGCGCCGGCTCGCCGATATGCACCGGGGCGCCATGCACCGCCGGATAGCGAGCGGTGATGGTGGCCGCCTCGGCGACCCGCTCGGCGGGAATGGGGCGCATGGACACCACCATCTCGCCATGCAGGCGGCCCGCCGGACGGCAGGCGCGGTTGGTGCGGTACATGGGCACGTTGCAGCCGTCGGTGATGTGGCGGATCTCGATGCCGGCTTCCAGCAGGCCGGTCTCGAAGGTGAAGCTGCAGCCGATCAGGAAGGTCACCAGGTCCGCGTGCTCGGCCCAGGCGGCGCGGCCATCGGCCACTTCTTCCACCAGCACCCCGTCGCGCCAGACGCGATACAGCGGCAGGTCGGTACGCAGGTCAGCGCCCTCGGCCAGCGGCGTGGCGTAGCTGCCGGCGTCGGTGACGTCCAGCACCGGGCAGGCCTGGGGATTGCGCTGGGCATAGAGCAGGAAGTCGTAGGCCCAGTCGCGTGGCAGGGCGATGAGATTGGCCTGGGTCATGCCGGGGGCGACGCCGGCACTGGGGGCGACCAGACCGTCGCGGTAGCGGGCGCGGGCCTCGCGGGCGGCGGCGATGGCGGCATCCTGGGCGGCTTTGAGCGGATTCATGAGGGGACCTCCGTGAAGGCGCGAGGGGTCACCCCGGCGAGTTCGAGATGACGACGCAGGGCACGGGCCATGTCCACCGCGCCGGGGCTGTCGCCGTGCACGCAGATGGACTCGGCCTCGATGGGCGTCAGGCTACCGTCGATGGCCTCCACCACGCCGTCCTGCACCAGGCGCAGCATGCGTTGGGCGACGAGTTCGGCATCGTGCAGCACCGCGCCAGGCAGGCGCCGCGAGACCAGGGTGCCCTCTGGCGTGTAGGCGCGATCGGCGAAGGCCTCGGCGACGCAGGTCAGACCGGCTTCCCGTGCCCAGCCGAGCAGCGGCGAACCGGCCAGGCAGACCAGCACCAGGCCTTCGTCGAGCTGGCGCAGGGCGGCGATCACCGCCTGCGCCTGGCGTGGGTCTTGGGCGATGGTGTTGTACAGGGCGCCGTGCGGCTTGACGTAGGTCACCCGCGTCCCGGCGGCGCGTGCCAGGGCCTGCAGGGCGCCGATCTGGTAGAGCACATCGGCGGTCAGCTCGTCGCTGGCGATGTCCAGGTTGCGCCGGCCGAAGCCCACCAGGTCGGGGTAGGCGACATGGGCGCCCACCGCGACACCCTTGGCGGCGGCGGCCTGCAGGGTGCGCAGGATGCCGGCCGGATCGCCGGCGTGGAAACCACAGGCGACGTTGGCGCTGGTGACGATGTCGAGCATGGCGGCATCGTCACCCATTCGCCACTGGCCGAAGCTTTCACCCAGGTCGCTATTCAGATCGATGGTTGGCATAGCGGGAGGCTCCTGTGACGTGATCAGGTGGCGCTGAGCAGGTGGAAGATGGGACCGGCGGACTTGACCGCCATGTACCACGACAGCAGGCAGGTTAGCCCGCCCAGCACCAGCAGCCAGCGAGGGTAATGGTAGCCCTCCATGAGGTCGGAGCGGCGCCAGCCCACGTACATGAACAGCGTCAGGCCGAGCGGCAGGATCAGGCCGTTGAAGCCACCGGCGAATACCAGCAGGGCCGCTGGCGGTTTGCCGATCGACAGATAGATGCCCAGGGCGATCAGCACGAAGACCACGGTGCAGAGATTACGCGCCCGTTCGGTGATGTTCTTGGAGAACACGGTGATGAAGGTCATGGAGGTGTAGGCGGCGCCGATGATGCTGCTGATGCCGGCGGCCCAGAGCACCAGGCCGAACACCCGCAGACCGTATTCGCCGAGACTGGCGTCGAAGGCCTGGGCTGCCGGGTTGGCGGCCTGGCCGGAGATGTCGATCACCACCCCGCTGGCGACCACCCCGAAGATGGCCAGGAACAGCACGTAGCGGGCGATGCCGGTGACCAGGATGCCGCTGAGCGCGGCCTTGGACACGGCGTCGATGTTTTCCACCC
The window above is part of the Pseudomonas oryzihabitans genome. Proteins encoded here:
- a CDS encoding putative hydro-lyase codes for the protein MNPLKAAQDAAIAAAREARARYRDGLVAPSAGVAPGMTQANLIALPRDWAYDFLLYAQRNPQACPVLDVTDAGSYATPLAEGADLRTDLPLYRVWRDGVLVEEVADGRAAWAEHADLVTFLIGCSFTFETGLLEAGIEIRHITDGCNVPMYRTNRACRPAGRLHGEMVVSMRPIPAERVAEAATITARYPAVHGAPVHIGEPARLGIADLARPDFGDAVRVEPGEIPVFWGCGVTPQAAVMASKVPFAITHAPGHMFITDVPDRTYHV
- a CDS encoding LamB/YcsF family protein; translation: MPTIDLNSDLGESFGQWRMGDDAAMLDIVTSANVACGFHAGDPAGILRTLQAAAAKGVAVGAHVAYPDLVGFGRRNLDIASDELTADVLYQIGALQALARAAGTRVTYVKPHGALYNTIAQDPRQAQAVIAALRQLDEGLVLVCLAGSPLLGWAREAGLTCVAEAFADRAYTPEGTLVSRRLPGAVLHDAELVAQRMLRLVQDGVVEAIDGSLTPIEAESICVHGDSPGAVDMARALRRHLELAGVTPRAFTEVPS